Proteins encoded together in one Halalkaliarchaeum sp. AArc-CO window:
- a CDS encoding twitching motility protein PilT, with the protein MTGDDLPAHPSVLNTTVLSNFAYIDQLWVVADLSGICTVPVVREELEHGIDNHPYLQEALDTLDDEIPVATISDTVANREAVVGGHLDPGEAQAFALADAHDGRLLTDDGDARSFAKDQGVTVVGSVGVLLAAIDAGKIDEATADGWLSTWIDEIGYYVPYRTISEYR; encoded by the coding sequence ATGACAGGTGACGATCTCCCAGCGCACCCGAGCGTCTTGAACACGACTGTACTCTCGAATTTTGCGTACATCGATCAGCTGTGGGTAGTTGCTGACCTATCTGGAATCTGTACGGTACCAGTCGTGCGTGAGGAGCTTGAACACGGCATCGATAATCACCCATATCTCCAGGAAGCACTCGATACGCTTGATGACGAAATCCCAGTCGCGACGATTTCGGATACTGTCGCAAACAGAGAAGCCGTTGTTGGTGGGCACCTCGACCCCGGGGAAGCCCAAGCGTTCGCCCTCGCCGACGCACACGACGGTCGGCTGCTGACAGACGACGGAGATGCCCGATCCTTTGCGAAAGACCAGGGCGTGACCGTTGTCGGGTCGGTTGGCGTTCTGTTGGCTGCAATCGATGCTGGGAAGATCGATGAAGCGACTGCTGACGGGTGGCTGTCGACGTGGATCGATGAGATCGGTTACTACGTCCCGTATCGGACGATTTCCGAGTATCGATGA
- a CDS encoding MATE family efflux transporter, with protein MTDPASPGDDEQDDPDATPSGTPPDETSDNPPDVSDGEDDDGDEPRDSITEGSLLRPLFRLAWPILVIQLLQVTYNVVDTLYLGRLSAEAVGALSLAFPLIFLLIAVAGGFTTAGAILVAQYTGAKGDRSAGLVAGQTITTVAALSVVIGIGGYFYTRPALELLPSDPETAATVIPLAADYMEVIFLGIPLMFGFFVFSALLRGYGDTRTPMFVMVVSVFINVVLDPFLIFGFQHNPIFVWLDATPIVGTIDFAAIETATYAATGFVGFGIQGAALATIIARGIATAIGLWLLFTTTVGPAVRIRHLSPDLGFISDIFRLGLPSSVEQTASALAMITLTAMVVTFSPPVVAAYGLGNRLISLVFLPAMGLGRAIDTMVGQNLGADRADRAARAVRVAASTGAGVMLLVAVVAVAFTEPIVAVFLGDVPQAAETIRHGVDYVRIRSVEFAFIGVAQVILGAFRGAGNTKTAMTISLISLWAGRVACVFYLVFVAGWGATGIWVGMTVGHIVSAVIGVVWFSRGTWTEKYIDEPDPVEPPAPTED; from the coding sequence GTGACAGACCCCGCTTCGCCGGGGGACGACGAGCAAGACGATCCCGACGCGACGCCCTCCGGTACACCTCCCGACGAGACGTCCGACAATCCGCCGGACGTTAGCGACGGTGAAGACGACGACGGCGACGAGCCGCGTGATTCGATCACCGAGGGGAGCCTCCTCCGGCCACTGTTCCGGCTCGCCTGGCCGATTTTGGTCATCCAGCTGCTGCAGGTGACGTACAACGTCGTCGACACCCTGTATCTCGGCCGCCTGTCGGCGGAGGCGGTGGGGGCACTCAGCCTTGCGTTCCCGCTGATCTTCCTTTTAATCGCCGTCGCCGGGGGGTTCACCACCGCGGGAGCGATCCTGGTTGCCCAGTACACCGGCGCGAAAGGCGATCGATCCGCGGGGCTGGTGGCCGGACAGACGATCACGACGGTGGCGGCACTCTCCGTCGTCATCGGGATCGGGGGCTACTTTTACACGCGTCCGGCCCTGGAGCTGCTGCCGAGCGATCCCGAGACGGCCGCGACGGTGATCCCGCTTGCGGCCGACTACATGGAGGTCATCTTCCTGGGGATCCCGCTGATGTTCGGCTTCTTCGTGTTCAGCGCGCTACTGCGGGGGTACGGAGACACCCGGACGCCGATGTTCGTGATGGTGGTGTCCGTCTTTATCAACGTCGTCCTCGATCCCTTCCTGATCTTCGGGTTCCAGCACAACCCGATATTCGTCTGGCTGGACGCGACCCCGATCGTCGGGACGATCGACTTCGCGGCCATCGAGACGGCGACCTACGCCGCGACGGGGTTCGTCGGGTTCGGCATCCAGGGGGCGGCGCTCGCGACGATTATCGCTCGCGGCATCGCAACGGCGATCGGGCTGTGGCTGCTATTTACGACGACCGTCGGTCCGGCCGTCCGGATCCGCCACCTCTCACCGGATCTGGGGTTCATCTCCGACATCTTCCGGCTGGGTCTCCCCAGCAGCGTCGAGCAGACCGCGAGCGCGCTGGCAATGATCACCCTTACCGCCATGGTGGTGACGTTCTCGCCGCCGGTGGTGGCCGCCTACGGGCTCGGAAACCGCCTCATATCGCTCGTGTTCCTCCCGGCGATGGGGCTCGGGCGCGCGATCGACACGATGGTCGGCCAGAACCTGGGCGCCGACCGCGCCGATCGGGCCGCCCGGGCGGTTCGCGTCGCGGCGAGCACCGGCGCGGGCGTGATGCTCCTCGTTGCGGTCGTCGCGGTGGCGTTCACAGAGCCGATCGTTGCGGTCTTCCTCGGCGACGTGCCGCAGGCGGCCGAGACGATCCGTCACGGCGTCGACTACGTCCGGATCCGCTCCGTCGAGTTCGCGTTCATCGGAGTCGCGCAGGTCATCCTCGGTGCGTTCCGCGGTGCTGGAAACACGAAGACGGCGATGACCATTTCGCTGATCTCCCTGTGGGCCGGCCGGGTGGCCTGCGTCTTTTATCTGGTGTTCGTCGCCGGCTGGGGCGCGACCGGGATCTGGGTGGGGATGACCGTCGGCCACATCGTCAGCGCAGTGATCGGCGTGGTCTGGTTCTCCCGTGGAACCTGGACCGAAAAGTACATCGACGAACCGGACCCGGTCGAACCACCAGCCCCGACAGAGGACTGA
- a CDS encoding plasmid pRiA4b ORF-3 family protein: protein MTAYRFRVKFDPDPTSLWRDIVVGADRTISEFQSAINPAVGLDQGHLWFVGEDEDYWDSAVKYQCPQEYEESLGGDPVLRTERIENADEVTIGEMTRQLGLEQYDRICYLYDYGDEWRFYAILKEILSDEPSDKPPEGVKEKGESIDDQYDAPGAAESDSPLPDPLYSVLPETAVPVADLRELEKRDGIVHVIPLLSLETGFGAVCERFAIQFEERGYVLENFQPGWQVVEEVDGADKTEGELLAALADAVREWHAEIAEISGAMTGQHFDEETVEAMHVELEAELERIGYGHL, encoded by the coding sequence ATGACTGCCTACCGCTTTCGCGTCAAATTCGACCCCGACCCGACGTCGCTGTGGCGGGATATCGTCGTTGGTGCGGACAGAACGATCTCCGAATTTCAGTCGGCGATCAACCCTGCGGTCGGACTCGATCAGGGCCACCTCTGGTTCGTCGGGGAGGATGAAGACTATTGGGATAGCGCCGTCAAATACCAGTGCCCGCAGGAGTACGAGGAGTCGCTTGGTGGTGATCCGGTATTGCGTACGGAACGGATTGAGAACGCTGACGAGGTGACGATCGGCGAGATGACTCGCCAGCTCGGCCTCGAACAGTATGACCGTATCTGCTACCTCTATGACTACGGCGACGAATGGCGGTTCTACGCAATCTTGAAAGAGATTCTCAGCGATGAGCCGAGCGACAAACCACCAGAGGGTGTGAAAGAGAAAGGCGAGTCCATCGACGACCAGTACGACGCACCAGGAGCCGCTGAAAGCGATTCGCCTCTCCCTGACCCACTCTATTCGGTGCTCCCTGAAACTGCTGTTCCCGTTGCGGATCTGCGTGAGTTGGAGAAGCGAGATGGTATCGTCCACGTCATACCACTGCTCAGTCTCGAAACCGGATTCGGGGCGGTCTGCGAACGGTTCGCGATTCAGTTCGAAGAGAGGGGATACGTCCTCGAAAACTTCCAGCCGGGGTGGCAGGTCGTTGAGGAAGTTGATGGAGCAGACAAGACGGAAGGAGAACTCCTCGCGGCCCTTGCGGACGCAGTACGCGAGTGGCACGCTGAAATCGCGGAGATATCGGGGGCGATGACAGGGCAGCATTTCGACGAGGAGACTGTCGAAGCGATGCACGTCGAACTGGAAGCAGAACTCGAACGCATAGGATACGGCCACCTGTAG
- a CDS encoding DUF1405 domain-containing protein, which produces MGRVIPDHWAADLATPSTLVWLLLVNAVAFLVGVEFYVDTLDEVPTILWPLYADSPTAIALATLALATLLPNLGRQPHQAPRNRPLAYLHTFAFVWLVKFGLWTFVALTLRPELYLFAAGALWDYWGIVITHFLFVAEAFLFPHAAATTPGALASALALLLANDVFDYVFGYHPPLEYEPGLVLPVISVGLSVFAVALAWWAFEPLSEWSATLES; this is translated from the coding sequence ATGGGTCGGGTCATCCCGGACCACTGGGCGGCAGATCTGGCGACGCCGTCAACCCTGGTCTGGCTCCTCCTCGTCAATGCCGTCGCGTTTCTCGTCGGCGTGGAGTTTTACGTCGACACGTTGGACGAGGTGCCGACGATCCTGTGGCCGCTGTACGCCGATTCCCCGACGGCGATCGCGCTGGCGACGCTCGCGCTGGCGACGCTACTCCCCAATCTCGGTCGGCAACCGCATCAGGCACCGAGAAATCGACCGCTGGCGTATCTCCACACGTTCGCGTTCGTCTGGCTCGTGAAGTTCGGCCTCTGGACGTTCGTCGCCCTCACGCTTCGTCCGGAACTGTACCTGTTCGCGGCGGGAGCGCTGTGGGACTACTGGGGAATCGTGATCACGCACTTCCTGTTCGTCGCCGAGGCGTTCCTGTTTCCACACGCGGCGGCGACGACGCCGGGGGCGCTCGCGTCGGCGCTGGCGTTGCTTCTGGCAAACGACGTGTTCGATTACGTCTTCGGCTACCATCCTCCGCTCGAGTACGAACCGGGGCTGGTGCTGCCGGTGATCTCCGTCGGCCTTTCGGTTTTCGCCGTCGCGCTCGCGTGGTGGGCGTTCGAACCACTCTCCGAGTGGTCGGCTACGCTCGAGTCGTGA
- a CDS encoding UPF0175 family protein: MARITGSYPDDLDLLIEGAVEAGVFSGKSDALREFVREYFEDHESERIAAAVALYERERITLGDAARLADVDRWTMRDILREHGVELRLGLVDEDDAAYEIETARELEFDDEDSSDEESRAK; the protein is encoded by the coding sequence ATGGCTCGAATCACCGGCTCCTATCCAGACGATCTCGATCTCCTCATCGAGGGCGCTGTCGAGGCTGGTGTGTTTAGTGGCAAGAGCGATGCGTTGCGAGAGTTCGTGCGTGAATACTTCGAGGACCACGAAAGCGAGCGTATTGCAGCTGCGGTCGCCCTCTACGAACGCGAGCGGATCACACTCGGTGATGCCGCGAGGCTCGCTGATGTCGACCGCTGGACGATGCGTGACATCCTCCGTGAGCACGGTGTTGAACTTCGTCTGGGGCTCGTCGACGAAGACGACGCAGCCTACGAGATAGAAACAGCACGCGAACTCGAATTCGATGATGAGGACTCGTCTGATGAGGAGTCACGTGCTAAATGA
- a CDS encoding BtpA/SgcQ family protein — protein sequence MNVRDPSEFLLIGMVHLPPLPGSPDSTGIDDALKRAVADATALEDGGIDAILVENFGDAPFYPDEVPKHTVASMTRIATELSEAIDVPLGVNVLRNDVPAAIAVAGAVGGEFVRANVHAGTRITDQGIIEGAAHETIRLREQLDPEIAVLADVDVKHSQPVSPGYDPATALEDVVERGLADGVIVSGSATGKKADPEYVSDLCEAVTETSRSPPVFVGSGVDVDNLEQYLEIADGAIVGSAFKPDGDLRTPVEAELVEMLVRRTRRNR from the coding sequence ATGAACGTCCGAGACCCGAGCGAGTTCCTCTTGATCGGAATGGTGCATTTACCGCCGTTGCCCGGTTCTCCCGACAGTACTGGGATCGATGACGCCTTGAAACGAGCCGTAGCTGACGCCACAGCACTCGAAGATGGTGGTATCGACGCAATCCTCGTGGAAAACTTCGGCGACGCGCCGTTTTACCCCGACGAAGTGCCGAAACACACCGTCGCGTCGATGACGCGGATCGCAACTGAGCTCAGCGAGGCGATCGACGTTCCCCTGGGGGTCAACGTCTTGCGGAACGACGTCCCCGCGGCGATCGCAGTTGCCGGCGCCGTCGGGGGAGAGTTCGTCAGGGCGAACGTTCACGCCGGCACCCGAATCACCGACCAGGGGATCATCGAAGGAGCTGCCCACGAGACGATCCGCCTCAGGGAACAACTCGACCCCGAAATCGCCGTACTGGCGGACGTCGATGTCAAACACTCGCAACCAGTTTCACCGGGGTACGACCCGGCCACAGCACTCGAAGACGTCGTCGAACGAGGGTTAGCAGACGGCGTAATCGTTTCCGGATCGGCGACGGGGAAAAAGGCTGATCCCGAATACGTATCCGATCTGTGTGAGGCCGTCACCGAAACCTCACGGAGTCCCCCCGTTTTCGTTGGAAGTGGAGTCGACGTCGACAACCTGGAACAGTATCTCGAAATCGCCGACGGCGCGATCGTCGGCTCCGCTTTCAAGCCGGATGGTGACCTCAGAACTCCCGTCGAAGCAGAGCTCGTCGAGATGCTCGTCCGACGAACACGACGAAATAGGTGA
- a CDS encoding NUDIX hydrolase: MVEIRALASDAVIDIDGEVLLLERDHPPFDGHWVLAGGLVEPGETAREACVREVAEEVGIDVTVQEFVGLYDDPDRDERGNVSAAYRCLPVGNATPEPREEARRVNTFAPRELPETGFDHGRIIRDAFGQ; this comes from the coding sequence ATGGTCGAGATCAGAGCGTTGGCCAGCGATGCCGTGATCGATATCGACGGTGAGGTACTTCTCCTCGAACGAGATCACCCGCCGTTCGACGGACACTGGGTTCTCGCGGGCGGCCTCGTCGAACCCGGTGAGACGGCCAGGGAAGCCTGCGTTCGTGAAGTAGCGGAAGAAGTCGGGATCGACGTGACAGTCCAGGAGTTCGTCGGCCTATACGACGATCCAGACCGGGACGAGCGAGGAAACGTCAGCGCAGCCTATCGCTGTTTGCCGGTGGGTAACGCGACGCCGGAGCCCCGTGAGGAGGCACGCCGGGTGAACACGTTCGCTCCTAGGGAACTCCCCGAAACAGGCTTCGATCACGGGCGAATCATTCGCGACGCGTTCGGCCAGTAG
- a CDS encoding glycine cleavage T C-terminal barrel domain-containing protein — protein sequence MTVVGDLHEEYGATVGERGGTAVAEAYGRPQRAARAVRNVVGAIEMGYGVVTVSGADRYEFVDDAVSNRIPEREERGVYALLLDPQGTVQTDMYVYNAGERLLVCTPPGRAAPLVDDWGEKVFIQDVEVHDATDEFGIFGIHGPKATEKVASVLDGGSPPEEPLSFVRGSMHGAGVTVVATDNPLGEEGYEVLCTAPNAREVFETLLTRGLNAAPFGYRSYDVLSLEAGTPIFETELQGRVPNVAGVRNGLDFEKGCYVGQEVVSKIENRGRPSRRLVGLLPDRFPESAMGEAETPPMSGVPVAADGDTVGEVTRATPWSTLERPLALALVDFDADGDFTVRLGDEEIPAELASLPFLEGSARSARLPAYPGE from the coding sequence ATGACGGTCGTCGGGGATTTACACGAGGAGTACGGGGCGACGGTCGGCGAGCGCGGCGGAACGGCGGTGGCGGAGGCGTACGGCCGACCCCAACGTGCGGCGCGGGCAGTCAGGAACGTGGTCGGCGCAATCGAGATGGGCTACGGCGTGGTCACCGTGTCGGGAGCGGATCGCTATGAATTCGTCGACGACGCCGTTTCCAATCGAATCCCAGAGCGTGAGGAAAGGGGAGTGTACGCGCTTTTGCTCGACCCGCAAGGAACTGTGCAGACAGACATGTACGTGTACAATGCCGGCGAGCGACTCCTGGTGTGTACGCCTCCGGGTCGAGCGGCCCCCCTCGTGGACGACTGGGGGGAGAAGGTGTTCATCCAGGACGTGGAGGTCCACGACGCCACGGACGAATTCGGAATATTCGGAATTCACGGCCCCAAGGCGACCGAGAAAGTCGCCTCGGTGCTCGACGGTGGGTCGCCCCCGGAGGAGCCGCTGTCGTTCGTCCGCGGATCGATGCACGGGGCCGGCGTCACTGTCGTCGCCACGGACAACCCCCTGGGCGAGGAGGGATACGAGGTGCTCTGTACGGCACCGAACGCACGTGAGGTGTTCGAAACCCTTCTCACCAGGGGACTCAATGCGGCCCCGTTCGGATACCGGAGCTACGACGTGCTGTCGCTGGAGGCGGGGACCCCGATCTTCGAGACGGAACTTCAGGGCCGGGTCCCCAACGTGGCGGGAGTCAGGAACGGACTCGACTTCGAGAAGGGGTGTTACGTGGGACAGGAAGTGGTCTCGAAGATCGAGAACCGCGGTCGACCCAGCCGGCGTCTGGTCGGTTTGCTCCCCGACCGGTTCCCAGAATCGGCGATGGGCGAGGCGGAGACGCCGCCCATGTCCGGAGTGCCGGTTGCCGCCGACGGCGACACCGTCGGTGAAGTCACGCGTGCGACGCCGTGGTCCACGCTGGAACGTCCCCTTGCGCTGGCGCTCGTCGACTTCGACGCCGACGGGGATTTCACCGTCCGTCTCGGGGACGAGGAGATTCCCGCCGAACTCGCCTCGCTGCCGTTCCTCGAGGGATCAGCGCGATCGGCCAGGCTGCCGGCGTATCCCGGGGAGTGA
- a CDS encoding YncE family protein codes for MTDDRLVVLNKDEDSISIVDPDSGETIDRVQTDFNPHEVEIGPDGKELYVTCSLGGTLLVLNTDSWEIIQRIEHEQFDFPHGLALRESADELWLASTYSSRVFVFDVAGEGVELRSVFPTFQDKSHMVAFTPDEETAFVANIGSDNVTAIDADEREIVGDIPVGEAPEGIEVHPEGGLLVANQDDSRLTVVDPETFEEQGQALLGETPIRVVSSPNGRHVFVPNREGNDVSVIDTSHERNDEIRPWEIARIPVGIWPGGTTFDPTGERAFVANNKTNDVSVLDADEWEEIDRYDVGLHPDGIAYLSR; via the coding sequence ATGACGGACGACCGGCTTGTTGTACTCAACAAGGACGAAGACAGCATCTCGATTGTCGACCCAGATTCTGGAGAGACAATCGACCGTGTCCAGACCGACTTCAACCCTCACGAGGTCGAAATCGGCCCGGACGGAAAGGAGTTGTACGTCACCTGTTCGCTCGGCGGAACCCTCCTGGTTCTGAATACGGACTCCTGGGAAATCATCCAGCGGATCGAACACGAGCAGTTCGACTTCCCCCACGGGTTGGCTCTCAGGGAGTCGGCCGACGAGTTGTGGCTCGCATCGACATACAGCTCCCGCGTTTTCGTGTTCGACGTCGCCGGCGAGGGTGTCGAGCTGCGTTCCGTGTTCCCGACGTTTCAGGACAAGTCCCATATGGTGGCGTTCACGCCGGACGAGGAGACCGCGTTCGTCGCCAACATCGGCAGCGACAACGTCACCGCGATCGACGCCGACGAACGGGAAATCGTCGGAGACATCCCCGTCGGCGAAGCGCCCGAAGGGATCGAAGTCCATCCCGAAGGCGGGCTGCTGGTCGCCAACCAGGACGATTCGCGGCTCACAGTTGTCGATCCCGAAACGTTTGAAGAGCAGGGACAGGCGCTGCTGGGCGAAACGCCGATCCGGGTCGTCTCCTCGCCGAATGGTCGCCACGTCTTCGTTCCGAACCGCGAGGGCAACGACGTGAGCGTCATCGACACCAGCCACGAGCGAAACGACGAGATCCGACCCTGGGAGATCGCCCGCATCCCCGTGGGTATCTGGCCCGGCGGTACTACTTTCGATCCGACCGGAGAGCGGGCGTTCGTCGCGAACAACAAGACGAACGACGTGAGCGTCCTCGACGCCGACGAGTGGGAGGAGATAGACAGGTACGACGTCGGTCTTCACCCGGACGGCATCGCCTACCTTTCGCGGTGA
- a CDS encoding DUF402 domain-containing protein translates to MSGDGNGSPDGENVNVRIRGIYSTALTQLFLRSGFEVVGVSGPIDRRFDEDFPAAGHEAAVETTDDRQGIGVKGDPEAVTAVRETILDTLSRDTLSWGDPTPRGSVFRGRVTETLGSGAVVDLTIGSGDENNTDTGGPMTTDHLASEGYLPYDNAHEHLSVGDEFRVQVTASSPPWTSRRPELDTTIRAYGGVAVLERGREGTTVDTHDDQAARELAGMTDLLGLEPPEGWGLQWTHAATELEMNALEAGLQRAIERADALEGSLSPGDSNPSDDTGGSEGPTVDTVRPEALASPGAGAWLWFGRESRFGLDDRRRDVTTTMPGHHRIKAGSDEAGAGVDFVEALCDPVDDDEFPFRTVTGQFGPHEDDEIRIEHGKPDGRLITLGTGTVTELESDGTVTVERKMTGRGSYDGLGVAREDGDVAVTKFREGRWWYPTTYRDDSGTPKGTYVNVCTPVEIFPGAIRYVDLHVDVVKHRDGTVERVDDDELDAAEAAGNVPAELAEKARAVATALENAL, encoded by the coding sequence ATGAGCGGTGACGGCAACGGTTCGCCGGATGGCGAGAACGTGAACGTACGCATACGGGGGATCTATTCGACGGCACTGACCCAGCTGTTTCTCCGATCGGGGTTCGAGGTCGTCGGCGTATCCGGACCGATCGATCGGCGGTTCGACGAGGATTTTCCCGCGGCAGGTCACGAAGCCGCGGTGGAAACGACCGACGACCGACAGGGTATTGGCGTTAAAGGCGATCCCGAGGCCGTGACCGCTGTCCGAGAAACGATCCTCGACACACTGTCACGTGACACCTTATCGTGGGGAGATCCGACACCCCGAGGATCGGTTTTTCGCGGCCGAGTCACAGAAACCCTCGGCAGCGGCGCAGTCGTCGATTTGACGATCGGGTCCGGCGACGAAAACAACACTGACACCGGCGGCCCGATGACGACGGATCACCTGGCGAGTGAGGGGTATTTACCGTACGACAACGCCCACGAACACCTCTCTGTGGGCGACGAATTCCGGGTGCAGGTTACGGCGTCGTCGCCCCCCTGGACCAGTCGCCGTCCCGAGTTGGACACCACGATCCGGGCTTACGGCGGGGTCGCGGTCCTCGAGCGGGGGCGGGAGGGAACGACAGTCGACACCCACGACGATCAGGCCGCCCGTGAACTCGCCGGAATGACCGACCTGCTCGGACTGGAGCCGCCGGAGGGATGGGGGTTGCAATGGACCCACGCTGCGACAGAACTGGAGATGAACGCCCTGGAGGCTGGACTCCAACGGGCAATCGAACGGGCCGACGCGCTCGAGGGGTCCCTGTCTCCGGGAGACTCGAACCCGTCCGACGACACCGGGGGGTCCGAAGGACCGACAGTTGATACTGTACGCCCGGAGGCGCTCGCATCTCCCGGGGCCGGCGCCTGGCTGTGGTTCGGTCGGGAGTCACGGTTCGGCCTCGACGACCGCCGCAGGGACGTAACCACCACGATGCCGGGACATCACCGCATCAAGGCAGGATCGGACGAGGCGGGGGCAGGCGTCGACTTCGTCGAGGCGCTTTGTGACCCGGTGGATGACGACGAGTTCCCCTTCCGAACAGTGACCGGGCAATTCGGCCCCCACGAGGACGACGAAATCCGGATCGAACACGGGAAGCCTGACGGACGGTTGATCACGCTCGGGACCGGTACTGTAACCGAGCTCGAATCGGACGGAACCGTCACTGTCGAGCGAAAGATGACTGGACGGGGGAGCTACGATGGCCTCGGAGTCGCCCGCGAGGATGGCGACGTCGCGGTGACGAAGTTCCGCGAGGGCCGGTGGTGGTATCCGACGACCTATCGGGACGATTCCGGGACACCGAAGGGGACGTACGTCAACGTCTGTACGCCGGTCGAAATTTTTCCGGGGGCGATCCGGTACGTCGATCTCCACGTCGACGTCGTAAAACACCGCGACGGTACCGTCGAACGGGTGGACGACGACGAACTCGACGCGGCCGAGGCGGCCGGAAACGTGCCGGCCGAACTGGCCGAGAAGGCGCGCGCGGTGGCGACTGCCCTCGAAAACGCGTTATAA
- a CDS encoding DUF5805 domain-containing protein yields the protein MGSEDERVAVKTYVPAYQKTRWREHADQLGMSQSEFLRTMVQAGRRGFDLAEKSEEGGSNATNPGGDVLESRIHDLLESEGTLDWDELREELAVDLEDRMDEALSGLQDRNQVKYSGRDGGYTLTEEGGT from the coding sequence ATGGGCAGCGAGGACGAGCGCGTCGCCGTGAAGACCTACGTGCCGGCGTATCAAAAAACGCGGTGGCGTGAACACGCAGACCAGCTGGGAATGAGCCAAAGCGAGTTCCTGCGAACGATGGTGCAGGCGGGTCGTCGCGGATTCGATCTCGCGGAGAAGTCCGAGGAAGGTGGTTCTAACGCCACGAACCCCGGGGGTGACGTCCTCGAAAGCCGGATACACGACCTCCTGGAATCTGAGGGGACGTTGGACTGGGACGAACTCCGGGAGGAACTGGCTGTCGATCTCGAAGACCGGATGGATGAAGCACTGTCTGGCTTGCAGGACAGAAACCAGGTGAAGTACAGTGGACGGGACGGCGGATACACCCTGACCGAAGAGGGAGGTACGTAG
- a CDS encoding geranylgeranyl reductase family protein, with translation MYDVAVVGVGPPGARYARRASEAGLDVLALESGEIGSPLACSGHVSTDLWEYVPEKAVDRLLQNRIYGADFHVGGPKTDAYRFYKREEVSNVIDRVELDRTLADCAREAGADVREHHTVTDVDERPDRVVLTASVGGDGNDGDGNDGDGNDGDGNDGDGNRGDGNGGVERTFEARIVAGCDGPTSRVRRAVGLPEPEETLHGVLAFDEEPDHGDFVNVHLTAPTFFSWRIPRGEAGVEYGLAAPPGKDVKSRFDRLVDGYGVETERFCSGAIPIGPPARTTTDRVFLLGDAAAQTKPFTGGGILYGMTAADIAAETIDPADPSTLSAYERAWREELGREIRLGSLIRRAYSLPEPVQRAGLWALSGEIGVHMDRPTSFFSREHLRRLFS, from the coding sequence ATGTACGACGTTGCGGTCGTCGGCGTCGGCCCTCCCGGCGCCCGGTACGCCCGTCGGGCGTCCGAGGCCGGACTCGATGTCCTCGCGCTGGAAAGCGGAGAGATCGGATCACCGCTGGCCTGTTCGGGACACGTCTCGACGGACCTGTGGGAGTACGTCCCCGAGAAGGCAGTCGATCGTCTCCTGCAAAACCGGATCTACGGTGCGGACTTCCACGTCGGTGGGCCAAAAACGGACGCCTACAGGTTTTACAAACGCGAGGAGGTTTCGAACGTGATCGACCGCGTCGAGCTGGATCGAACGCTCGCGGACTGCGCCAGAGAGGCAGGTGCGGACGTCCGGGAGCACCACACGGTGACCGATGTCGACGAGCGACCGGACCGGGTCGTTCTCACTGCAAGCGTAGGCGGTGACGGGAACGACGGCGATGGGAACGACGGCGATGGGAACGACGGCGATGGGAACGACGGGGACGGGAACCGCGGCGACGGGAACGGCGGTGTCGAACGGACGTTCGAAGCCCGCATCGTCGCCGGGTGTGACGGGCCGACCTCGAGAGTCCGTCGAGCGGTGGGGCTCCCGGAGCCCGAAGAGACGCTGCACGGCGTGCTCGCATTCGATGAGGAACCCGACCACGGAGACTTCGTCAACGTCCACCTGACGGCACCGACGTTTTTCTCCTGGCGGATCCCACGGGGCGAGGCCGGCGTCGAGTACGGCCTGGCCGCCCCACCGGGCAAGGACGTGAAAAGCCGGTTCGATCGACTCGTCGACGGCTACGGCGTCGAAACCGAGCGGTTCTGTTCGGGCGCGATACCGATCGGGCCACCAGCCCGAACGACGACAGACCGGGTGTTCCTCCTCGGTGACGCGGCCGCCCAGACGAAGCCGTTCACAGGCGGCGGGATACTCTACGGAATGACGGCTGCCGACATCGCAGCCGAGACGATCGATCCAGCGGATCCGTCGACGCTGTCGGCGTACGAACGGGCCTGGCGGGAAGAGCTCGGCCGGGAAATCCGCCTCGGATCGCTGATCAGGCGGGCGTATTCGCTGCCCGAACCGGTTCAGCGGGCCGGACTGTGGGCGCTGTCGGGTGAGATCGGCGTCCACATGGACCGACCGACGTCGTTTTTCTCCCGGGAACACCTCAGACGGCTGTTCTCCTGA